A stretch of the Musa acuminata AAA Group cultivar baxijiao chromosome BXJ2-7, Cavendish_Baxijiao_AAA, whole genome shotgun sequence genome encodes the following:
- the LOC103990922 gene encoding YTH domain-containing protein ECT2 isoform X3, whose amino-acid sequence MAAVAPATPSDSATDLMQKLSLDPKDQSNDASDVIKKPSGVQYGSASGGELPMAPIPTAERSLTPLLHEHMDASMCYIPNGYASSFYYGGYDGSMTEWEDYPRYVTPNGVEVPPLGVYGDMYQHGYGYAPYSQYPSPGSTVPTLAHNSQLYGPQHYQYPATYYQPPIPTGAPYKTNQTPISEGEVSTSAAADLPPIPVDTTKSNSNGTAKGSTNGNNESEKTRPGQQNSLLNPGISFGKGALSGGLPSSGYQDPRFGFDRVWSSVPWFDGTTYPDGQQRPVTTNAVSSMTSHDRNTMPTRSQNFRPLPHLMGMHSPRPAGPGTANKMYPNNRMYGQNANGFGNGHGFCSNMYDSRMNGRWGMSVDSKYKPRARGNGFYGYGNDNLDGLSELNKGPRAGRFRNQRGLGPTITLAVRGQSLPENVNVQDSTVIPEGDQYNKTDFPETYSDAKFFIIKSYSEDDIHKSIKYNVWASTLHGNKKLDAAYLESKEKTSGCPIFLFFSVNTSGQFVGVAEMVGPVDFNKTLDFWQQDKWIGCFPVKWHIVKDVPNSILKHIKVENNDNKPVTNSRDTQEVKLEQGLQLLKLFKEHVRKTSILDDFSFYETRQNVMQEKRRKQEQFQKKVMDFDEKDEDGANGKPGSQNPVEVVTVMKKEQAQGGLLALAEDVLSETNVFSQGGRLVI is encoded by the exons GTCGCCCCCGCTACTCCTTCCGACT CAGCTACGGATCTGATGCAGAAGTTATCCTTGGATCCAAAGGACCAGAGTAATGATGCTTCAGATGTTATAAAGAAG CCTTCTGGAGTTCAGTATGGTTCAGCTAGTGGCGGTGAATTGCCAATGGCACCGATCCCAACAGCCGAACGGTCTCTGACTCCTCTACTTCATGAGCATATGGATGCTAGCATGTGCTACATACCGAATGGATACGCTTCATCTTTCTACTACGGAG GTTATGATGGCTCAATGACTGAGTGGGAGGACTACCCTAGGTATGTCACCCCCAATGGAGTGGAGGTGCCTCCACTT GGAGTTTATGGGGACATGTATCAGCATGGATATGGTTATGCTCCTTATAGTCAATATCCTTCTCCTGGATCCACAGTTCCGACTTTGGCACACAATAGTCAACTATATGGGCCTCAACATTACCAGTATCCAGCTACGTATTACCAGCCACCCATACCCACCGGCGCACCATACAAAACAAATCAAACTCCTATTTCTGAAGGGGAGGTTTCTACATCTGCTGCTGCCGACCTTCCTCCTATTCCAGTGGATACCACAAAATCTAATTCAAATGGAACAGCTAAAGGAAGCACAAATGGCAACAATGAATCAGAAAAGACAAGACCAGGCCAACAGAATTCATTGTTGAATCCAGGCATCTCATTTGGTAAAGGTGCTTTGTCCGGTGGGCTTCCTTCTTCGGGCTACCAGGATCCAAGATTTGGTTTTGACAGAGTGTGGTCATCTGTTCCGTGGTTTGATGGTACTACGTATCCCGATGGGCAACAGAGACCAGTTACAACGAATGCTGTCTCTTCTATGACTTCACATGATCGCAATACTATGCCCACAAGAAGTCAGAATTTCCGCCCCCTTCCTCATCTGATG GGAATGCATTCCCCGAGGCCAGCAGGTCCTGGAACTGCAAACAAGAtgtatcctaacaatcgaatgTATGGCCAGAATGCTAATGGATTTGGCAATGGTCATGGTTTTTGTTCAAACATGTATGACTCCAGAATGAATGGAAGATGGGGGATGTCTGTGGATAGCAAATATAAGCCAAGGGCCCGAGGCAATGGATTCTATGGTTATGGTAATGATAACTTGGATGGTCTGAGTGAGCTTAATAAAGGACCAAGAGCTGGTCGTTTCAGAAACCAGAGGGGGTTGGGACCTACTATTACTCTTGCAGTAAGGGGACAAAGCCTGCCTGAAAATGTAAATGTTCAGGATTCTACTGTTATTCCTGAAGGAGATCAGTACAACAAGACAGACTTCCCTGAAACATATTCAGATGCTAAGTTTTTCATCATTAAGTCATATAGTGAGGATGATATTCACAAGAGTATCAAGTACAATGTTTGGGCTAGTACTCTCCACGGAAACAAGAAGCTCGATGCTGCTTATCTGGAGTCCAAGGAGAAGACAAGTGGATGccctatttttttgtttttctct GTCAATACAAGTGGACAGTTTGTTGGTGTGGCAGAAATGGTAGGTCCAGTTGATTTTAACAAAACACTGGATTTCTGGCAGCAGGACAAGTGGATTGGATGTTTTCCTGTCAAGTGGCATATTGTAAAGGATGTTCCCAATAGCATTTTAAAGCACATCAAAGTGGAGAACAATGACAATAAACCAGTCACAAACAGTCGAGACACTCAGGAG GTGAAGCTCGAGCAAGGTCTCCAACTTCTTAAGCTTTTCAAAGAGCATGTGAGGAAGACATCCATTTTGgatgatttcagtttctatgAAACCCGCCAGAACGTGAtgcaagagaagagaagaaagcaAGAGCAATTTCAGAAAAAG GTTATGGATTTCGATGAGAAAGATGAGGATGGGGCTAACGGAAAGCCTGGGTCACAGAACCCTGTGGAAGTGGTTACAGTCATGAAGAAAGAACAAGCACAGGGTGGTCTTCTTGCACTTGCAGAAGATGTGCTATCAGAGACGAATG TTTTCAGTCAAGGTGGGAGATTGGTGATTTGA
- the LOC103990922 gene encoding YTH domain-containing protein ECT2 isoform X1, with the protein MAAVAPATPSDSATDLMQKLSLDPKDQSNDASDVIKKPSGVQYGSASGGELPMAPIPTAERSLTPLLHEHMDASMCYIPNGYASSFYYGGYDGSMTEWEDYPRYVTPNGVEVPPLGVYGDMYQHGYGYAPYSQYPSPGSTVPTLAHNSQLYGPQHYQYPATYYQPPIPTGAPYKTNQTPISEGEVSTSAAADLPPIPVDTTKSNSNGTAKGSTNGNNESEKTRPGQQNSLLNPGISFGKGALSGGLPSSGYQDPRFGFDRVWSSVPWFDGTTYPDGQQRPVTTNAVSSMTSHDRNTMPTRSQNFRPLPHLMGMHSPRPAGPGTANKMYPNNRMYGQNANGFGNGHGFCSNMYDSRMNGRWGMSVDSKYKPRARGNGFYGYGNDNLDGLSELNKGPRAGRFRNQRGLGPTITLAVRGQSLPENVNVQDSTVIPEGDQYNKTDFPETYSDAKFFIIKSYSEDDIHKSIKYNVWASTLHGNKKLDAAYLESKEKTSGCPIFLFFSVNTSGQFVGVAEMVGPVDFNKTLDFWQQDKWIGCFPVKWHIVKDVPNSILKHIKVENNDNKPVTNSRDTQEVKLEQGLQLLKLFKEHVRKTSILDDFSFYETRQNVMQEKRRKQEQFQKKVMDFDEKDEDGANGKPGSQNPVEVVTVMKKEQAQGGLLALAEDVLSETNGVATFSVKVGDW; encoded by the exons GTCGCCCCCGCTACTCCTTCCGACT CAGCTACGGATCTGATGCAGAAGTTATCCTTGGATCCAAAGGACCAGAGTAATGATGCTTCAGATGTTATAAAGAAG CCTTCTGGAGTTCAGTATGGTTCAGCTAGTGGCGGTGAATTGCCAATGGCACCGATCCCAACAGCCGAACGGTCTCTGACTCCTCTACTTCATGAGCATATGGATGCTAGCATGTGCTACATACCGAATGGATACGCTTCATCTTTCTACTACGGAG GTTATGATGGCTCAATGACTGAGTGGGAGGACTACCCTAGGTATGTCACCCCCAATGGAGTGGAGGTGCCTCCACTT GGAGTTTATGGGGACATGTATCAGCATGGATATGGTTATGCTCCTTATAGTCAATATCCTTCTCCTGGATCCACAGTTCCGACTTTGGCACACAATAGTCAACTATATGGGCCTCAACATTACCAGTATCCAGCTACGTATTACCAGCCACCCATACCCACCGGCGCACCATACAAAACAAATCAAACTCCTATTTCTGAAGGGGAGGTTTCTACATCTGCTGCTGCCGACCTTCCTCCTATTCCAGTGGATACCACAAAATCTAATTCAAATGGAACAGCTAAAGGAAGCACAAATGGCAACAATGAATCAGAAAAGACAAGACCAGGCCAACAGAATTCATTGTTGAATCCAGGCATCTCATTTGGTAAAGGTGCTTTGTCCGGTGGGCTTCCTTCTTCGGGCTACCAGGATCCAAGATTTGGTTTTGACAGAGTGTGGTCATCTGTTCCGTGGTTTGATGGTACTACGTATCCCGATGGGCAACAGAGACCAGTTACAACGAATGCTGTCTCTTCTATGACTTCACATGATCGCAATACTATGCCCACAAGAAGTCAGAATTTCCGCCCCCTTCCTCATCTGATG GGAATGCATTCCCCGAGGCCAGCAGGTCCTGGAACTGCAAACAAGAtgtatcctaacaatcgaatgTATGGCCAGAATGCTAATGGATTTGGCAATGGTCATGGTTTTTGTTCAAACATGTATGACTCCAGAATGAATGGAAGATGGGGGATGTCTGTGGATAGCAAATATAAGCCAAGGGCCCGAGGCAATGGATTCTATGGTTATGGTAATGATAACTTGGATGGTCTGAGTGAGCTTAATAAAGGACCAAGAGCTGGTCGTTTCAGAAACCAGAGGGGGTTGGGACCTACTATTACTCTTGCAGTAAGGGGACAAAGCCTGCCTGAAAATGTAAATGTTCAGGATTCTACTGTTATTCCTGAAGGAGATCAGTACAACAAGACAGACTTCCCTGAAACATATTCAGATGCTAAGTTTTTCATCATTAAGTCATATAGTGAGGATGATATTCACAAGAGTATCAAGTACAATGTTTGGGCTAGTACTCTCCACGGAAACAAGAAGCTCGATGCTGCTTATCTGGAGTCCAAGGAGAAGACAAGTGGATGccctatttttttgtttttctct GTCAATACAAGTGGACAGTTTGTTGGTGTGGCAGAAATGGTAGGTCCAGTTGATTTTAACAAAACACTGGATTTCTGGCAGCAGGACAAGTGGATTGGATGTTTTCCTGTCAAGTGGCATATTGTAAAGGATGTTCCCAATAGCATTTTAAAGCACATCAAAGTGGAGAACAATGACAATAAACCAGTCACAAACAGTCGAGACACTCAGGAG GTGAAGCTCGAGCAAGGTCTCCAACTTCTTAAGCTTTTCAAAGAGCATGTGAGGAAGACATCCATTTTGgatgatttcagtttctatgAAACCCGCCAGAACGTGAtgcaagagaagagaagaaagcaAGAGCAATTTCAGAAAAAG GTTATGGATTTCGATGAGAAAGATGAGGATGGGGCTAACGGAAAGCCTGGGTCACAGAACCCTGTGGAAGTGGTTACAGTCATGAAGAAAGAACAAGCACAGGGTGGTCTTCTTGCACTTGCAGAAGATGTGCTATCAGAGACGAATGGTGTGGCTACG TTTTCAGTCAAGGTGGGAGATTGGTGA
- the LOC103990922 gene encoding YTH domain-containing protein ECT2 isoform X2: MAAVAPATPSDSTDLMQKLSLDPKDQSNDASDVIKKPSGVQYGSASGGELPMAPIPTAERSLTPLLHEHMDASMCYIPNGYASSFYYGGYDGSMTEWEDYPRYVTPNGVEVPPLGVYGDMYQHGYGYAPYSQYPSPGSTVPTLAHNSQLYGPQHYQYPATYYQPPIPTGAPYKTNQTPISEGEVSTSAAADLPPIPVDTTKSNSNGTAKGSTNGNNESEKTRPGQQNSLLNPGISFGKGALSGGLPSSGYQDPRFGFDRVWSSVPWFDGTTYPDGQQRPVTTNAVSSMTSHDRNTMPTRSQNFRPLPHLMGMHSPRPAGPGTANKMYPNNRMYGQNANGFGNGHGFCSNMYDSRMNGRWGMSVDSKYKPRARGNGFYGYGNDNLDGLSELNKGPRAGRFRNQRGLGPTITLAVRGQSLPENVNVQDSTVIPEGDQYNKTDFPETYSDAKFFIIKSYSEDDIHKSIKYNVWASTLHGNKKLDAAYLESKEKTSGCPIFLFFSVNTSGQFVGVAEMVGPVDFNKTLDFWQQDKWIGCFPVKWHIVKDVPNSILKHIKVENNDNKPVTNSRDTQEVKLEQGLQLLKLFKEHVRKTSILDDFSFYETRQNVMQEKRRKQEQFQKKVMDFDEKDEDGANGKPGSQNPVEVVTVMKKEQAQGGLLALAEDVLSETNGVATFSVKVGDW, from the exons GTCGCCCCCGCTACTCCTTCCGACT CTACGGATCTGATGCAGAAGTTATCCTTGGATCCAAAGGACCAGAGTAATGATGCTTCAGATGTTATAAAGAAG CCTTCTGGAGTTCAGTATGGTTCAGCTAGTGGCGGTGAATTGCCAATGGCACCGATCCCAACAGCCGAACGGTCTCTGACTCCTCTACTTCATGAGCATATGGATGCTAGCATGTGCTACATACCGAATGGATACGCTTCATCTTTCTACTACGGAG GTTATGATGGCTCAATGACTGAGTGGGAGGACTACCCTAGGTATGTCACCCCCAATGGAGTGGAGGTGCCTCCACTT GGAGTTTATGGGGACATGTATCAGCATGGATATGGTTATGCTCCTTATAGTCAATATCCTTCTCCTGGATCCACAGTTCCGACTTTGGCACACAATAGTCAACTATATGGGCCTCAACATTACCAGTATCCAGCTACGTATTACCAGCCACCCATACCCACCGGCGCACCATACAAAACAAATCAAACTCCTATTTCTGAAGGGGAGGTTTCTACATCTGCTGCTGCCGACCTTCCTCCTATTCCAGTGGATACCACAAAATCTAATTCAAATGGAACAGCTAAAGGAAGCACAAATGGCAACAATGAATCAGAAAAGACAAGACCAGGCCAACAGAATTCATTGTTGAATCCAGGCATCTCATTTGGTAAAGGTGCTTTGTCCGGTGGGCTTCCTTCTTCGGGCTACCAGGATCCAAGATTTGGTTTTGACAGAGTGTGGTCATCTGTTCCGTGGTTTGATGGTACTACGTATCCCGATGGGCAACAGAGACCAGTTACAACGAATGCTGTCTCTTCTATGACTTCACATGATCGCAATACTATGCCCACAAGAAGTCAGAATTTCCGCCCCCTTCCTCATCTGATG GGAATGCATTCCCCGAGGCCAGCAGGTCCTGGAACTGCAAACAAGAtgtatcctaacaatcgaatgTATGGCCAGAATGCTAATGGATTTGGCAATGGTCATGGTTTTTGTTCAAACATGTATGACTCCAGAATGAATGGAAGATGGGGGATGTCTGTGGATAGCAAATATAAGCCAAGGGCCCGAGGCAATGGATTCTATGGTTATGGTAATGATAACTTGGATGGTCTGAGTGAGCTTAATAAAGGACCAAGAGCTGGTCGTTTCAGAAACCAGAGGGGGTTGGGACCTACTATTACTCTTGCAGTAAGGGGACAAAGCCTGCCTGAAAATGTAAATGTTCAGGATTCTACTGTTATTCCTGAAGGAGATCAGTACAACAAGACAGACTTCCCTGAAACATATTCAGATGCTAAGTTTTTCATCATTAAGTCATATAGTGAGGATGATATTCACAAGAGTATCAAGTACAATGTTTGGGCTAGTACTCTCCACGGAAACAAGAAGCTCGATGCTGCTTATCTGGAGTCCAAGGAGAAGACAAGTGGATGccctatttttttgtttttctct GTCAATACAAGTGGACAGTTTGTTGGTGTGGCAGAAATGGTAGGTCCAGTTGATTTTAACAAAACACTGGATTTCTGGCAGCAGGACAAGTGGATTGGATGTTTTCCTGTCAAGTGGCATATTGTAAAGGATGTTCCCAATAGCATTTTAAAGCACATCAAAGTGGAGAACAATGACAATAAACCAGTCACAAACAGTCGAGACACTCAGGAG GTGAAGCTCGAGCAAGGTCTCCAACTTCTTAAGCTTTTCAAAGAGCATGTGAGGAAGACATCCATTTTGgatgatttcagtttctatgAAACCCGCCAGAACGTGAtgcaagagaagagaagaaagcaAGAGCAATTTCAGAAAAAG GTTATGGATTTCGATGAGAAAGATGAGGATGGGGCTAACGGAAAGCCTGGGTCACAGAACCCTGTGGAAGTGGTTACAGTCATGAAGAAAGAACAAGCACAGGGTGGTCTTCTTGCACTTGCAGAAGATGTGCTATCAGAGACGAATGGTGTGGCTACG TTTTCAGTCAAGGTGGGAGATTGGTGA